One Ancylobacter novellus DSM 506 genomic window, CGACGCGCTCACCGGCCTCGCCAATCGCCGCTGCTTCGACGAGGAGCTCGCGCGGGCCGGCCAGCGCTGCCGGCGCACGGGCGAGGCGTTCTCGGTGATGCTGATCGACATAGACCGCTTCAAGGCGCTGAACGACGGGTTCGGCCACCAGGCCGGCGACGAGGCGCTGCGCCGGGTCGGGGCCGCGCTCGGGGGAATGGCGGCGCGCCAGGACGACACGCTCGCCCGCTATGGCGGAGAGGAATTCGCCGCCATCCTCTGCGGCAGTGACGAATCCGGCGCGCTGAGCGTGGCCGGCCGCATCCGCAGCGCGCTGGCGCAGGCCGCCATCGTCCATCCGGTCACCGGCAAGGTCACGGTGAGCATCGGCATAGTCTCACGCCCGGCCTCGGAGATCGACCTCGACCGCATGATCGCGCAGGCCGACGCTGCCCTCTACGAGGCCAAGCGGCGCGGGCGCGACCTCGTCGTCTGCCACGAAGACCCCGACGGGCTCTAGAGCTTATTGGAGCACTTTCTTGTCGATCAGGCGGTTCCGCCTGATCGACAAGGACTCTACCGCCCCACGTCCGGCAGCCAGCGCACCGCCATGGCGAAGCTCTTCGACCCGCCGGGCGGGATGAGGGAGAGGCCGGGCTTCTGCGCGAACTCGGCCGGCGCGTTCTCCGGCGAGGCGTAGCCCGCCCACGGCTCGATGCACAGGAAGGGCGCGGCCGGCTTCGACCAGATGCCGAGGTCCGGCATGCCGGGGAAGGCGATCTCCAGCCCCGGCTCGCCCGGCACGCCGAAGCGTACATGGTGCGAGCGCTGGTTCAGGAAGATCATGGCGTCGCGCTCGAACAGCCCGTCATCGGGCGTGAAGATCGCGTCCACCGCCGGGTTCGGCTCGGTGGCGGTCGAGAGCAGGCCGCCGGCGAGGCGATGGATCGGATCCGTCTCGGCCTTCTCGAAGATCAGCCGGTGGTCGGCGCGGGTGCCCTCATAGGGCAGCGGCCAGCGGAAGGCCGGGTGGAAGCCGAAGCTCGCCGGCAGCGGCACCGCGCCGGGATTGGCGACCGTCGCCTCGATGGTCAGGGTCGCGTCGGCAAGCGTGTAGGTGACCCTGAGCGCGAACTCGAACGGGTACTGCTTGCGCGTCTCCTCGTCGGCATGGAGCCCGAAGCGGGCGGAGGAGCTCGTCGCCTCCTCCAGAGTGAAGACGCGCCGGCGGGCGAAGCCATGCTGGCTCATCGGATAGGCTACGCCCTCATGCACGAGCTGGTCGCCCGGCAGGCGGCCGACGATGGGAAAGAGCAGCGGCGCGCGCCCGGTCCAGAAGGCGGCATCGCCGTTCCAGAGCAGGTCGCGTCCGTCCCTGTCGGTCAGGCG contains:
- a CDS encoding aldose 1-epimerase family protein yields the protein MVDGLVKLKSDHLGLEIAPLGAEMQRLTDRDGRDLLWNGDAAFWTGRAPLLFPIVGRLPGDQLVHEGVAYPMSQHGFARRRVFTLEEATSSSARFGLHADEETRKQYPFEFALRVTYTLADATLTIEATVANPGAVPLPASFGFHPAFRWPLPYEGTRADHRLIFEKAETDPIHRLAGGLLSTATEPNPAVDAIFTPDDGLFERDAMIFLNQRSHHVRFGVPGEPGLEIAFPGMPDLGIWSKPAAPFLCIEPWAGYASPENAPAEFAQKPGLSLIPPGGSKSFAMAVRWLPDVGR